In Immundisolibacter sp., the following proteins share a genomic window:
- a CDS encoding MFS transporter — protein sequence MNAGARQGLPQWFDQARFGAYQVRVVLLCFLVTTFDGFDTQAIAFTGPALAQALGVGPRGLAPIVTAGVAGMALGAVLFGPLGDRYGRRAAVLLATAVFGVFSLLTAFAVDVEQLMVLRFLTGIGMGGAAPNVYTLASEFSPHRHRGLVMLLAGLGLPVGAILGGLIAGQVIPAWGWQGVFVLGGAAPLLCLPLLWILFPESPYYLARRNQQSALIALLARVAPAAAPTADTVFTLPEAPTRVGAAALFSPALRHNTLAIWGTYFFNWVAWFGLVLWIPSVLTAAGLPREQAGLATVTLNGAALVFMLPLAWLLPKLPVRRVILLLLAGAVLVSLMLARAGGNWPLVFALVGLSGLCVGGPQIALNYLAVSIYPTAVRASGVGWAIGMGRLGTVAGGAAGGLVLADFGPQGFFLALIVPLALAILAALLVRSADHSGPGDNIGD from the coding sequence ATGAACGCCGGCGCGCGTCAGGGTTTGCCGCAGTGGTTCGATCAGGCACGCTTTGGCGCCTATCAGGTGCGCGTGGTGCTGTTGTGCTTTCTGGTCACCACCTTCGATGGCTTCGATACGCAGGCGATCGCCTTCACCGGGCCGGCGCTCGCACAGGCGCTGGGTGTGGGGCCGCGTGGGCTGGCACCCATCGTCACGGCGGGCGTGGCCGGCATGGCGCTCGGCGCGGTGCTGTTCGGGCCGCTGGGCGACCGTTACGGCCGACGCGCGGCGGTGTTGCTGGCAACGGCCGTGTTCGGTGTGTTCTCGCTGCTGACGGCTTTTGCCGTCGATGTCGAGCAGCTCATGGTGCTGCGTTTCCTGACCGGCATCGGCATGGGTGGCGCGGCGCCGAACGTGTATACGCTGGCGTCGGAGTTCTCGCCCCATCGCCACCGCGGGCTGGTGATGCTGCTGGCCGGGCTCGGCTTGCCGGTGGGCGCCATCTTGGGTGGCCTGATCGCCGGGCAGGTCATCCCGGCCTGGGGCTGGCAGGGCGTGTTCGTGCTGGGCGGCGCAGCGCCGCTGCTGTGCCTGCCGCTGCTGTGGATTCTGTTCCCGGAATCGCCTTACTACCTGGCGCGACGCAATCAGCAGTCGGCACTCATAGCTTTGCTGGCGCGGGTGGCGCCCGCCGCTGCGCCGACCGCCGATACGGTGTTCACGCTGCCGGAGGCGCCGACCCGCGTCGGTGCCGCGGCCTTGTTCTCGCCGGCCCTGCGGCACAACACGCTGGCCATCTGGGGCACCTATTTTTTCAACTGGGTGGCCTGGTTCGGGCTGGTGCTGTGGATTCCGTCGGTGCTCACCGCCGCCGGCCTGCCCCGGGAACAGGCCGGCCTGGCGACGGTGACGCTCAATGGCGCGGCGCTGGTGTTCATGCTGCCGCTGGCCTGGCTGTTGCCCAAACTGCCGGTACGCCGGGTCATCCTGCTGCTGCTGGCAGGCGCGGTGCTGGTGTCGCTGATGCTCGCGCGGGCCGGCGGCAACTGGCCGCTGGTGTTCGCGCTGGTCGGGCTCAGTGGCCTGTGCGTAGGCGGTCCGCAGATTGCCCTCAACTATCTGGCGGTGTCCATTTATCCGACCGCAGTGCGTGCCAGCGGGGTCGGCTGGGCGATCGGCATGGGGCGCCTGGGTACGGTGGCGGGTGGCGCGGCCGGCGGACTGGTGCTGGCGGACTTCGGCCCACAGGGGTTTTTCCTGGCCCTGATCGTGCCGCTGGCGCTCGCCATCTTGGCCGCGTTGCTGGTACGCAGCGCCGATCATTCCGGCCCCGGTGACAACATCGGCGACTAG
- a CDS encoding xanthine dehydrogenase family protein subunit M — MHSFDYAAPTSLGEALTLLAGARGNARVLAGGTDLIVNMRVGRRKPGLVVDGKRIPELNELSLTADGLTLGAAVSCRRAYEHAEVAKRYPALVDSMSLIGSVHIQGRATVGGNLCNAAPSGDSIPTLIALGAVARVLGPNGTREVPVEDFCVAPGKTCLADDELLVSVFIPAPTANSGAHYLRFIPRNEMDIAIAGAGVSVVLDAAKQNFVSARIALASVGPTPIFAREAGALLAGKPISEDSIQLAADSAQAVARPITDMRGTIEQRKHLVKVLTARALRGAIERAKGA; from the coding sequence ATGCACAGCTTCGATTACGCGGCGCCCACGTCGCTGGGCGAGGCTCTCACGCTGCTGGCGGGGGCGCGCGGCAATGCCCGCGTGCTGGCCGGCGGCACGGACCTGATCGTCAACATGCGCGTCGGCCGGCGCAAGCCGGGCCTGGTGGTGGATGGCAAGCGCATTCCGGAACTGAACGAGCTGTCGCTGACCGCCGACGGCCTGACGCTGGGTGCCGCCGTGTCCTGCCGGCGCGCCTACGAGCACGCCGAGGTGGCCAAACGCTACCCGGCACTGGTCGATTCCATGAGCCTGATCGGCAGCGTGCATATCCAGGGCCGCGCCACGGTCGGCGGCAACCTGTGCAACGCGGCCCCCAGCGGCGACTCCATCCCGACCCTGATCGCGCTGGGCGCGGTGGCGCGGGTGCTCGGGCCAAACGGAACCCGTGAAGTGCCCGTCGAGGACTTCTGCGTGGCCCCCGGCAAGACCTGCCTGGCCGACGACGAACTGCTGGTCAGCGTGTTCATCCCGGCGCCGACGGCCAACAGTGGCGCCCACTATCTGCGCTTCATTCCGCGCAACGAGATGGACATCGCCATCGCCGGCGCCGGCGTGAGCGTGGTGCTGGACGCGGCCAAACAGAACTTCGTTTCGGCGCGCATCGCGCTGGCATCGGTCGGCCCGACGCCGATCTTCGCCCGCGAAGCCGGCGCCCTGCTGGCCGGCAAGCCGATCAGCGAGGATAGCATCCAGCTTGCCGCGGATTCCGCGCAGGCGGTCGCCAGGCCGATTACCGACATGCGCGGCACGATCGAGCAGCGCAAACATCTGGTCAAGGTGCTCACGGCCCGCGCGCTGCGCGGCGCCATCGAGCGTGCAAAGGGAGCTTGA
- a CDS encoding (2Fe-2S)-binding protein, which produces MAKKTHVETTLNGEALEFLVEPRQSLLESLRDVVHMTGTKEGCNDGNCGACSVLLDGVLVNSCCVLGVEAQGRTIETVEGLGTADNLHPLQQAFLEETGMQCGICTPGFLMASKALLQKTPNPSEDEVRLWLAGNLCRCTGYDKLVRAVLKASKAMEAA; this is translated from the coding sequence ATGGCAAAGAAAACACACGTCGAAACAACCCTCAATGGCGAAGCGCTGGAATTTCTGGTCGAGCCGCGGCAGAGCCTGCTCGAATCCCTGCGCGACGTGGTGCACATGACCGGCACCAAGGAAGGCTGCAACGACGGCAACTGCGGCGCCTGCAGCGTCCTGCTCGACGGCGTGCTGGTGAATTCCTGCTGTGTGCTGGGCGTCGAGGCACAGGGCCGCACCATCGAGACCGTCGAGGGCCTTGGCACCGCCGACAATCTGCACCCCTTGCAGCAGGCGTTTCTGGAAGAAACCGGCATGCAGTGCGGAATCTGCACGCCGGGCTTCCTGATGGCGTCCAAGGCGCTGCTGCAAAAAACACCCAATCCATCCGAGGACGAGGTTCGTCTGTGGCTGGCCGGCAACCTGTGTCGCTGCACCGGCTATGACAAGCTGGTGAGGGCGGTCCTGAAAGCCAGTAAGGCAATGGAGGCTGCGTAA
- a CDS encoding xanthine dehydrogenase family protein molybdopterin-binding subunit, producing MNMEPEYKPRQWRVLGTTPVRRDGIDKVTGQAKFGDDVHLPDMLHGKVVRSPHPHARIKRIDISKAMALPGVKAVITGADFPPLNQAVVAAGEGGSVSMQDIADNCIAKHTVFYDGHAVAAVAAENPHVAEEAAALVEVEYEILPFIQDVREAVKDGAVVLHDDYVPGAFLFPTQKALPNAGRLQLAAGDVEQGFKDADIVVEREYTTATVHQGYIESHITTCRWDSDQHLTVWTSTQGAFAIRDFLASILNLQLSQIRVIPMEIGGGFGGKDVVYLDPLAALLAKKTGRPVKMAMTRAEVLKATGPSSGTYCRVKIGCKKDGTLVAADLYLLFEAGAYPGGPIAPGALCALTRYNIPNVVIDGYDVMLNKPKIKPYRAPGATQANFVVETVIDELAEKCGLDPIDFRLKNATVAGDRLIIGMPVPPIGTVEMLQAVKKHPHYTAPLGGPNRGRGVSYAFWFGAGLTSSCEIHVNADGTINLATGSADLSGTRMTLAMQAAEALGVPLSDISSSVSDTDSIGYTFQSVGSRTTFATGYAIIKAAQLVLEQMKKRVAMIWEVDVADVDCTVETAGVADFVDRNDPHRRMHFKEVAARMDETGGPISADFTANPHGVGFQIAANICDVEVDPETGKVQILRFTAFQDVGKAVHPDYVAGQMQGGAVQGLGWALSEGYWYNKDGRLANASLLDYRMPTALDVPMIDTVILETPNPGHPFGIRGAGEVPIVPPPAAVANAIYNAVGVRMTTLPMAPGAVLEALWAKEGKHASVKVA from the coding sequence ATGAACATGGAACCCGAATACAAACCCCGTCAGTGGCGTGTGCTGGGTACGACTCCGGTACGCCGCGACGGTATCGACAAGGTCACCGGCCAGGCCAAGTTTGGCGACGACGTGCACCTGCCGGACATGCTGCACGGCAAGGTAGTGCGCAGCCCGCATCCGCACGCTCGCATCAAGCGCATCGACATCAGCAAGGCGATGGCCCTGCCGGGCGTCAAGGCGGTCATCACCGGTGCGGATTTTCCGCCGCTGAACCAGGCCGTGGTGGCGGCCGGCGAGGGCGGCAGCGTTAGCATGCAGGACATCGCCGACAACTGCATCGCCAAGCACACCGTGTTCTACGACGGCCACGCCGTGGCCGCCGTGGCGGCCGAGAATCCGCACGTGGCCGAGGAAGCCGCGGCGCTGGTCGAGGTCGAGTACGAGATCCTGCCGTTCATCCAGGATGTGCGCGAGGCGGTCAAGGACGGCGCGGTGGTGCTGCACGACGACTACGTGCCCGGCGCCTTCCTGTTCCCGACCCAAAAGGCGCTGCCCAATGCCGGGCGCCTGCAGCTGGCGGCCGGTGACGTGGAGCAGGGCTTCAAGGATGCCGACATCGTGGTGGAGCGGGAATACACCACCGCCACCGTGCACCAGGGCTACATCGAGTCGCACATCACCACCTGCCGCTGGGACAGCGACCAGCACCTGACGGTGTGGACCTCGACCCAGGGCGCGTTTGCGATTCGCGATTTTCTGGCTTCCATCCTGAACCTGCAGCTGTCGCAGATCCGCGTCATCCCGATGGAGATCGGCGGCGGTTTCGGTGGCAAGGACGTGGTCTATCTGGATCCCCTGGCGGCGCTGCTGGCCAAGAAGACCGGCCGTCCGGTGAAGATGGCCATGACCCGCGCCGAGGTGCTCAAGGCCACCGGCCCGAGTTCGGGCACTTACTGCCGCGTGAAGATCGGCTGCAAGAAGGACGGTACGCTGGTTGCGGCCGACCTGTACCTGCTGTTCGAGGCCGGCGCCTACCCGGGTGGCCCGATCGCGCCCGGCGCCCTGTGTGCGCTGACCCGCTACAACATCCCGAACGTGGTCATCGACGGCTACGACGTGATGCTGAACAAGCCCAAGATCAAGCCGTACCGTGCACCCGGCGCCACCCAGGCGAACTTCGTGGTCGAGACGGTGATCGACGAGCTGGCCGAGAAATGCGGCCTGGATCCGATCGACTTTCGCCTCAAGAACGCCACCGTCGCAGGCGATCGCCTGATCATCGGCATGCCGGTGCCGCCGATCGGTACCGTCGAGATGCTGCAGGCGGTCAAGAAGCACCCGCACTACACGGCACCGCTGGGCGGCCCGAACCGCGGTCGCGGCGTTTCCTACGCCTTCTGGTTCGGCGCGGGTCTGACCTCCAGCTGTGAGATCCACGTCAACGCCGACGGCACCATCAACCTGGCCACCGGCTCGGCTGACCTGTCCGGCACGCGCATGACCCTGGCCATGCAGGCGGCCGAGGCGCTGGGCGTGCCGCTGAGCGACATCAGCTCCAGCGTGTCCGATACCGACTCCATCGGCTACACCTTCCAGTCGGTCGGCAGCCGCACGACCTTCGCCACCGGCTACGCCATCATCAAGGCGGCGCAGCTGGTGCTCGAGCAAATGAAAAAGCGCGTGGCGATGATCTGGGAGGTCGATGTCGCCGACGTCGACTGCACGGTGGAGACCGCCGGCGTGGCCGATTTCGTCGACCGCAACGACCCGCACCGGCGCATGCACTTCAAGGAAGTGGCGGCGCGCATGGACGAGACCGGCGGGCCGATCTCGGCCGATTTCACTGCCAACCCGCATGGCGTCGGCTTCCAGATCGCCGCCAACATCTGCGACGTGGAAGTGGACCCGGAAACCGGCAAGGTGCAGATCCTGCGCTTCACCGCCTTCCAGGACGTCGGCAAGGCCGTGCATCCGGACTATGTGGCCGGGCAGATGCAGGGCGGCGCCGTGCAGGGCCTCGGCTGGGCGCTCAGCGAGGGCTACTGGTACAACAAGGACGGCCGCCTGGCCAACGCCAGCCTGCTCGATTACCGCATGCCGACCGCGCTGGACGTACCGATGATCGACACCGTCATCCTGGAGACCCCCAATCCGGGCCATCCGTTCGGCATCCGCGGTGCCGGCGAGGTGCCGATCGTGCCGCCGCCGGCAGCGGTTGCCAATGCCATCTACAACGCCGTGGGCGTGCGCATGACCACCCTGCCGATGGCGCCCGGTGCGGTCCTGGAAGCCCTGTGGGCCAAGGAAGGCAAGCACGCCTCGGTGAAGGTGGCCTGA
- a CDS encoding MoaD/ThiS family protein yields the protein MASVWIPATLQHLTGGEAVVQAPGSTVRELVSRLDQTYPGLKAAIVQDDGRLKPGVAVAVDGYVTSLGLFQPIKEHSDVQFVPAIGGG from the coding sequence ATGGCGAGCGTCTGGATCCCCGCCACCCTGCAGCACCTGACAGGTGGCGAGGCGGTGGTTCAGGCGCCCGGCAGCACGGTGCGCGAGCTCGTGTCCCGGCTAGACCAGACCTATCCCGGACTGAAGGCGGCCATCGTGCAGGACGATGGCCGCCTGAAACCGGGCGTTGCCGTGGCGGTCGACGGCTACGTCACCAGCCTTGGCCTGTTCCAGCCGATCAAGGAACACAGTGACGTCCAGTTCGTGCCCGCCATCGGTGGTGGCTGA